One window of the Allosaccharopolyspora coralli genome contains the following:
- a CDS encoding GNAT family N-acetyltransferase: MDVWLRSDRLLVRDWAVTDAPAAFAVYGSEDVAQWLTPEMQQVPDDTAMRSVLEAWVEAQPNLQPPTGRWAVVRREDDEIVGGVALRLLPPYDEDIEISWQLRPDAWGQGYAKESATMLMRWAFTQDIDELFAVARPDNTRAVATARRLGMEWVGETDKYYGQRLQVFRIRPGDLD; the protein is encoded by the coding sequence ATGGACGTGTGGCTGCGCAGCGACCGGCTTCTCGTGCGGGACTGGGCGGTCACCGACGCGCCCGCGGCCTTCGCCGTCTACGGCTCCGAGGACGTCGCGCAGTGGCTCACGCCCGAGATGCAGCAGGTCCCGGACGACACGGCGATGCGCTCGGTGCTGGAGGCGTGGGTCGAGGCGCAGCCGAACCTGCAACCCCCGACCGGGCGGTGGGCGGTGGTTCGCCGCGAGGACGACGAGATCGTCGGCGGTGTGGCGCTACGCCTGCTGCCGCCCTACGACGAGGACATCGAAATCTCCTGGCAGCTGCGGCCGGACGCCTGGGGGCAGGGGTACGCCAAGGAATCCGCCACGATGCTCATGCGCTGGGCGTTCACCCAGGACATCGACGAGCTGTTCGCCGTGGCGCGGCCGGACAACACCCGGGCCGTCGCGACCGCTCGCCGACTCGGGATGGAATGGGTCGGCGAGACCGACAAGTACTACGGGCAGCGGTTGCAGGTGTTCCGCATCAGGCCCGGCGACCTGGACTGA
- a CDS encoding YdcF family protein, producing MSQTTIPEALRGDVETLWTFHDMHHKLRACDVVVALGSHDLGVATHCAELYQADYAGRIVFTGANAPTTVERFPRGEAVHYREHAMTLGVPEDAILVEPDATNTGENITFTRQLLVEHGIRARSVLLVSRPYQQRRAFATCKKLWPEVEVTCSSAELPLDAYMDSIGDVDRVINMLVGDTQRITVYAERGFAIPQPVPAEVENAYQRLIQAGYTTRLL from the coding sequence ATGTCGCAGACGACGATTCCCGAGGCCCTGCGGGGCGATGTCGAAACGCTCTGGACGTTTCACGACATGCACCACAAGCTGCGTGCGTGTGATGTGGTGGTGGCTCTCGGGAGTCACGATCTCGGGGTTGCAACACACTGTGCCGAGCTTTACCAGGCCGACTACGCCGGACGGATCGTGTTCACCGGGGCGAATGCGCCGACCACCGTGGAACGGTTCCCGCGGGGCGAGGCGGTGCACTACCGCGAGCACGCGATGACGCTCGGAGTGCCAGAGGACGCGATTCTGGTCGAGCCCGACGCGACCAACACCGGCGAGAACATCACTTTCACCCGGCAACTGCTCGTTGAGCACGGCATACGGGCGCGGTCCGTGTTGCTCGTGTCCCGCCCGTATCAACAGCGCCGGGCGTTCGCGACATGTAAGAAGCTCTGGCCTGAAGTCGAGGTCACCTGCTCGTCAGCGGAACTCCCGCTCGACGCCTATATGGACTCGATCGGCGACGTGGACCGTGTGATCAACATGCTGGTCGGGGACACGCAGCGCATCACGGTCTACGCCGAGCGAGGTTTCGCGATCCCGCAGCCCGTCCCCGCCGAGGTCGAGAACGCCTACCAACGACTCATCCAGGCCGGGTACACCACGCGACTCTTGTAG
- a CDS encoding TetR/AcrR family transcriptional regulator encodes MARSVDPELATARREAITSAAADLFARRGFEKTTAAEIARAAGMSSGSVFYYFKDKRAVFRSVFERDVPESRELVERCLAETDPLAAILTMVDAIAAEALHPHAWKILVELLRQVDQDPELAQVVSENASILYCGFEELIERGIRSGSFDTELDPRDAAAWIQKILDGAFLTADPVTDPRPMLRRIVTRFLVPPTHQGGTQ; translated from the coding sequence ATGGCACGCTCCGTCGACCCTGAACTCGCCACCGCGCGGCGAGAGGCGATCACGTCGGCCGCGGCGGATCTGTTCGCGCGTCGTGGCTTCGAGAAGACCACCGCGGCCGAGATCGCCCGGGCCGCCGGCATGAGCTCCGGCAGCGTCTTCTACTACTTCAAGGACAAGCGCGCCGTCTTTCGCTCCGTGTTCGAACGCGACGTGCCCGAGTCCCGCGAACTCGTCGAACGCTGCCTCGCCGAAACCGATCCGCTCGCCGCCATCCTGACGATGGTGGACGCGATCGCGGCCGAAGCACTTCACCCGCACGCCTGGAAGATCCTGGTGGAACTGCTGCGCCAGGTCGACCAGGACCCGGAGCTGGCTCAAGTCGTGTCCGAGAACGCCTCGATCCTGTACTGCGGCTTCGAAGAGCTGATCGAGCGTGGCATCCGGAGCGGCTCCTTCGATACCGAACTCGACCCGCGGGACGCCGCCGCATGGATACAGAAGATCCTCGACGGCGCCTTCTTGACGGCTGATCCGGTGACCGACCCGCGGCCGATGCTTCGCCGCATCGTCACGCGGTTCCTCGTGCCGCCAACGCACCAAGGGGGAACGCAATGA
- a CDS encoding YigZ family protein gives MRTVRRFGEHELEVKKSRFLCAVARVTSEDEAREFIRGRRKAHHDARHHCSAFVLGDEASTQRSSDDGEPAGTAGGPMLEVLRRNDLTNTVAVVTRWFGGVKLGAGGLVRAYGSAVSETLENVGLAERRPVRIMHIATRHETAGKLENDLRVAGHHVADVEYGDKARIAVHVPDETVPDFETWLAEATGGDAHAARGDLIHVLHEL, from the coding sequence GTGCGGACGGTTCGACGCTTCGGCGAGCACGAACTCGAGGTGAAGAAGTCACGGTTCTTGTGCGCGGTGGCTCGCGTGACCTCGGAAGACGAGGCGCGGGAGTTCATCCGGGGCCGGCGCAAGGCGCACCACGACGCCCGGCACCATTGCTCGGCGTTCGTTCTCGGTGACGAGGCGAGCACCCAACGTTCCAGCGACGACGGCGAACCCGCGGGGACGGCCGGGGGGCCCATGTTGGAGGTCCTGCGCCGCAACGACCTCACCAACACGGTCGCGGTCGTCACCCGCTGGTTCGGCGGAGTCAAACTCGGCGCGGGCGGGCTCGTGCGCGCGTACGGCTCGGCGGTCTCGGAGACACTCGAGAACGTGGGGCTGGCCGAGCGCCGCCCGGTGCGGATCATGCACATCGCGACGCGGCACGAGACGGCGGGAAAACTGGAAAACGATCTCCGCGTGGCCGGACATCACGTCGCCGACGTCGAGTACGGCGACAAGGCGCGGATCGCCGTCCACGTGCCCGACGAGACGGTGCCGGACTTCGAGACCTGGCTGGCGGAAGCCACCGGCGGCGACGCGCATGCCGCTCGAGGCGACCTCATCCACGTGCTGCACGAGCTGTGA
- a CDS encoding GNAT family N-acetyltransferase, whose amino-acid sequence MDIEITHAPDHSRYEVWDGDALVGFTEYRLRGSQLSMTHTEINDEYEGQGVASRLIRFALDDARQRELAVIPYCPFVRDHIARHAADQLDLVPAARRTEFALPEAA is encoded by the coding sequence ATGGACATCGAGATCACGCACGCGCCCGACCACTCGCGCTACGAGGTGTGGGACGGCGACGCGCTCGTCGGATTCACCGAGTACAGACTCCGCGGCTCCCAGCTGTCCATGACCCACACCGAGATCAACGACGAATACGAGGGGCAGGGCGTCGCGTCGCGGCTCATCAGATTCGCACTGGACGACGCGCGGCAGCGGGAACTGGCCGTGATCCCGTACTGCCCGTTCGTCCGCGACCACATCGCCCGGCACGCTGCCGACCAGCTCGACCTCGTTCCCGCGGCACGGCGCACCGAGTTCGCCCTGCCGGAAGCCGCGTAA
- a CDS encoding TetR/AcrR family transcriptional regulator, with amino-acid sequence MSETRERLLRAAGNVIHRDGVRALTLESVARAAGVSKGGLLYHFSNKRALIEAMAQARVAEVRVAMEHHHERNPGTGPMTSYVTSLDTAPDTHLDTALWAAAIEDPEAVTAFRQAFAEFQRTVRTSTADPTMATLVRLACDGLWLTELVGLDVLEPDERTSVMQRMLALAAESADHPVDEEVRR; translated from the coding sequence GTGAGCGAGACGAGAGAGCGGCTGCTACGGGCGGCGGGAAACGTGATCCATCGCGATGGCGTCCGCGCACTGACCTTGGAGTCGGTGGCGCGCGCGGCGGGCGTGAGCAAAGGGGGATTGCTGTACCACTTCTCCAACAAGCGCGCGCTCATCGAGGCGATGGCGCAGGCACGAGTCGCCGAGGTCCGGGTGGCGATGGAGCACCACCACGAGCGGAACCCGGGAACCGGGCCGATGACGAGCTACGTCACGTCGCTCGACACGGCGCCGGACACACATCTGGACACGGCCCTGTGGGCAGCCGCGATCGAGGATCCGGAAGCGGTGACGGCCTTTCGGCAGGCGTTCGCCGAGTTTCAGCGGACGGTGCGGACATCGACCGCGGACCCGACGATGGCGACGCTCGTGCGGCTCGCCTGCGACGGGCTGTGGCTGACCGAGCTGGTCGGCCTGGACGTGCTGGAACCGGACGAGCGGACCTCGGTGATGCAGCGAATGTTGGCACTGGCCGCGGAATCCGCCGACCACCCGGTCGACGAGGAGGTGCGGCGATGA
- a CDS encoding YqeB family protein, which translates to MNRSESITVRMPGWISWLLRIGAGTIGVLLGFLVKPLVGWVVAIVGDAPGPLRLAASLPTGWAVPVLALVGLLAGIWLAHTARHEALLLTVSATAVHLRQKGMERRIPREAVSVAFLDGKELVLLASDTTQLARYGASDLPARQIRDAFDNFQYAWFDHGDPHEHEFQSWVDGHPMLDETRNRLLRSRSRALSENRWGTAADLADDLQEIGLVVRDRGTDQEYRTIARSGKPRSEGASDSGSAATTNT; encoded by the coding sequence ATGAACCGGTCAGAGTCGATCACGGTTCGGATGCCGGGCTGGATCAGCTGGCTCCTTCGCATCGGAGCCGGAACCATCGGAGTACTACTGGGATTCCTCGTCAAACCGTTGGTTGGCTGGGTCGTCGCTATCGTGGGAGACGCGCCCGGACCGCTTCGCCTCGCCGCGAGTCTCCCGACCGGGTGGGCAGTTCCGGTGCTCGCCCTCGTAGGGCTGCTCGCCGGCATCTGGTTGGCACACACCGCCCGACACGAGGCGCTCCTGCTCACAGTCTCCGCAACGGCCGTGCACCTGCGCCAGAAAGGAATGGAACGCCGCATTCCGCGCGAAGCCGTCTCCGTGGCTTTCCTCGACGGCAAGGAACTCGTTCTGCTCGCGTCGGACACCACACAGCTCGCTCGCTACGGCGCGTCCGACTTGCCCGCACGGCAGATCCGCGACGCGTTCGACAACTTCCAGTACGCCTGGTTCGATCACGGCGATCCGCACGAGCACGAGTTCCAAAGTTGGGTGGACGGACATCCGATGCTGGACGAGACCAGAAACCGGCTGTTGCGGTCGCGGTCGCGAGCGCTGAGCGAGAACCGGTGGGGCACCGCCGCTGACTTGGCGGACGACCTGCAGGAAATCGGCCTGGTTGTTCGCGATCGCGGCACGGATCAGGAATACCGAACCATCGCACGATCCGGGAAACCCCGGAGCGAGGGAGCGAGTGACTCCGGCTCCGCAGCGACCACGAACACGTGA
- the dusB gene encoding tRNA dihydrouridine synthase DusB: protein MGRVTATLTRSALRIGPYEVDPPVVLAPMAGITNVAFRRLCREYGAGLYVCEMITSRALVERHPKTLEMVTFDADESPRSMQLYGVDPATMRDAVKMIVDDDLADHVDMNFGCPVPKVTRKGGGSALPYKRNLFREIVSAAVGAAEPAGIPVTVKFRIGIDDEHLTYLDAGRIAEAEGAKAVALHGRTAAQRYSGTADWSAIARLKEAVTSIPVLGNGDIFSADDALRMMAETGCDGVVVGRGCLGRPWLFRDLQAAFAGEPVPQGPNLGEVARVLRRHAELLADHMGADKGLRDLRKHMPQYMRGFPVGSDLRRALGTVSGFGELDDLLGSLDPTVPFPDEAEGPRGRQGSAGKVVLPEGWLEDPDDASVPFAAEIDSSGG from the coding sequence ATGGGGCGCGTGACTGCCACTCTGACTCGCTCCGCGCTGCGGATCGGCCCGTACGAGGTCGACCCGCCGGTGGTGCTCGCGCCGATGGCGGGCATCACGAACGTGGCGTTCCGGCGGTTGTGCCGGGAGTACGGCGCCGGGCTCTACGTCTGCGAGATGATCACGAGCCGGGCGCTGGTCGAACGCCACCCCAAGACTCTCGAGATGGTCACCTTCGACGCCGACGAGAGCCCCCGCTCGATGCAGCTCTACGGCGTCGACCCGGCGACGATGCGCGACGCGGTGAAGATGATCGTCGACGACGACCTCGCCGATCACGTGGACATGAATTTCGGCTGCCCGGTGCCGAAGGTCACACGTAAGGGCGGCGGGTCCGCCCTGCCGTACAAGCGGAACCTGTTCCGCGAGATCGTCTCCGCGGCCGTCGGCGCGGCGGAACCGGCGGGGATACCGGTGACGGTGAAGTTCCGCATCGGCATCGACGACGAACACCTCACCTATCTCGACGCGGGCCGCATCGCCGAAGCCGAGGGCGCGAAAGCGGTGGCGCTGCACGGGCGCACCGCCGCGCAGCGGTATTCCGGTACCGCAGACTGGTCGGCCATCGCCCGCTTGAAGGAAGCCGTCACGTCGATCCCGGTGCTCGGCAACGGCGACATCTTCAGCGCCGACGACGCACTGCGGATGATGGCGGAAACCGGCTGCGACGGTGTCGTCGTCGGGCGCGGCTGCCTCGGCCGCCCGTGGCTGTTCCGGGATCTGCAGGCGGCATTCGCCGGTGAGCCGGTGCCGCAGGGCCCGAACCTCGGCGAGGTCGCGCGCGTCCTGCGCAGACACGCCGAGCTGCTCGCCGACCACATGGGTGCGGACAAGGGCCTTCGCGATCTCCGCAAGCACATGCCGCAGTACATGCGCGGCTTCCCGGTGGGCTCGGACCTCCGGCGCGCGCTCGGCACCGTGTCGGGTTTCGGCGAACTGGACGACCTGCTCGGTTCTCTCGATCCGACCGTGCCGTTCCCGGACGAAGCCGAAGGTCCCCGTGGCCGGCAGGGCTCGGCGGGCAAGGTCGTGCTTCCCGAAGGCTGGCTCGAGGACCCGGACGACGCGAGCGTCCCGTTCGCGGCCGAGATCGACTCCAGCGGCGGCTGA
- a CDS encoding GGDEF domain-containing protein, translated as MTGLRSSFVASGRQRSRDADRTPPALPDQYQPGGHQDSTDTGLVELHESIATLLASRGQWRQAYHHLRSALDILSAENTPEVPQQLRTEVDRLRKEHAEAREQSLRDSLTECFNRRYLDERLNQMLDSGNGLAVALVDLDWFKQVNDTHGHVLGDRVLQRVVDLLQQSLPAGAFCARYGGEEFVLVLPGIDPTSAVGVCEAARARVERYPWQQLQRGLRITVSIGVTYESGSLDGTPPTDSEHQLLNADALLYSAKQSGRNAVAYRTNNEVRLAGFAAARRTAPRSNALGY; from the coding sequence ATGACCGGTCTTCGCTCCAGCTTCGTCGCATCCGGGCGACAGCGGTCCCGCGACGCGGACCGGACGCCGCCTGCCCTCCCGGACCAGTATCAGCCCGGCGGACACCAGGATTCGACCGACACCGGACTCGTCGAGCTGCACGAGTCGATCGCCACCCTGCTCGCCTCGCGCGGGCAGTGGCGGCAGGCCTACCACCACCTGCGGTCGGCACTGGACATTCTGTCCGCGGAGAACACACCAGAGGTGCCGCAACAGCTGCGCACCGAGGTCGACCGGCTGCGCAAAGAACACGCCGAGGCGCGGGAGCAGAGCCTGCGGGACAGTCTCACCGAGTGCTTCAACCGCCGCTACCTCGACGAACGCCTCAACCAGATGCTCGACAGCGGCAACGGGCTCGCGGTCGCGCTCGTCGACCTCGATTGGTTCAAGCAGGTCAACGACACCCACGGGCACGTCCTCGGCGACCGCGTACTGCAACGCGTGGTGGATCTGTTGCAGCAGTCGTTGCCTGCCGGAGCGTTCTGCGCCCGCTACGGCGGCGAGGAGTTCGTCCTCGTGTTGCCCGGGATCGACCCGACGAGCGCGGTCGGTGTGTGCGAGGCCGCCCGCGCCCGGGTCGAGCGGTATCCATGGCAGCAGCTGCAACGGGGCCTGCGGATCACCGTGAGCATCGGGGTCACCTACGAGTCGGGATCGCTCGACGGCACGCCACCGACCGACAGCGAACACCAGCTGCTCAACGCGGACGCGCTGCTCTACTCGGCGAAGCAGTCGGGACGCAACGCGGTCGCGTACCGGACGAACAACGAAGTCCGACTGGCCGGATTCGCCGCCGCTCGACGAACCGCTCCCCGCTCGAACGCTCTGGGTTACTGA
- a CDS encoding glycosyltransferase family 39 protein: MTTITGGSTEKVLRARHALALLPTLCLAAAGTALLLVLSGRYGYFGDELYFVSAGRHLDWGYADQPPLVPLIAVAMDTLFPGSLTALRAPAALAYGVGVVVAALVARELGADRRAQLYTATAYAIGFLALHRNLNTIAFDILMWTALTWLLIRWVRTHAEGVADDRLLLWAGVAVAISTQVKFQVVVFAVLLAVTLAIVGPREMLRRPKLWAGAAIATVAVIPTLVWQAANGWPQIEMGSAVSAEMSSGSLGGPLMTAALILLTFGPVFGMVLGIYGMWRLVRSQDLRPFRFLGWTALGVIVVFALVNGRPYYMAGVLPVLWAAGAIGFQRRREAAESRRAWSWVAVPAIAVSAILPLGAMPLQDVTTLSGPSQRMLDFRLDEIGWPKLASDVAEIHRGVPPQQQKDTVVITSSYWTAAALDFYDDRHDLPDVYSGSRGYWFFGQPPADAETVIHVGKIRPEVDRYFTDVRQVGEIDNGRDIQNLSQGSPIFLAKVAEGVDWNRAWPDFQRINAVG, encoded by the coding sequence ATGACCACGATCACTGGGGGATCCACCGAGAAGGTGCTGCGTGCGAGACACGCCTTGGCGTTGTTGCCGACGTTGTGTCTCGCCGCGGCGGGAACCGCACTACTGCTCGTCCTCTCGGGCCGTTACGGCTATTTCGGGGACGAGCTGTACTTCGTCTCGGCTGGTCGGCATCTGGATTGGGGGTATGCCGACCAGCCACCCCTCGTCCCGTTGATCGCCGTGGCGATGGACACGCTGTTCCCTGGCTCGTTGACCGCGCTCCGGGCGCCTGCCGCACTGGCCTACGGAGTCGGAGTCGTCGTCGCGGCGTTGGTGGCCCGCGAACTCGGAGCGGATCGGCGCGCGCAGCTCTACACCGCGACCGCGTACGCGATCGGGTTCCTGGCATTGCACCGGAACTTGAACACCATCGCGTTCGACATTCTCATGTGGACGGCCCTGACCTGGTTGCTGATCCGCTGGGTTCGCACGCATGCGGAGGGCGTCGCGGACGACCGGCTGCTGCTGTGGGCGGGTGTGGCCGTAGCGATCAGTACGCAGGTGAAGTTCCAGGTCGTGGTGTTCGCGGTGCTGCTCGCGGTGACGCTCGCGATCGTCGGCCCGCGCGAGATGCTGCGGCGCCCGAAACTGTGGGCTGGTGCGGCGATCGCGACGGTGGCGGTGATTCCGACGTTGGTGTGGCAAGCGGCGAACGGGTGGCCGCAGATCGAGATGGGCAGCGCCGTCTCCGCGGAGATGAGCTCGGGCTCCCTGGGCGGGCCGTTGATGACCGCCGCCCTCATCCTGCTCACGTTCGGGCCGGTGTTCGGGATGGTGCTGGGGATTTACGGGATGTGGCGGTTGGTGCGCTCGCAAGACCTGCGCCCGTTCCGGTTCCTCGGGTGGACCGCGCTCGGGGTCATTGTGGTGTTCGCGCTGGTCAACGGCAGGCCGTATTACATGGCCGGGGTTCTGCCCGTTCTCTGGGCGGCGGGCGCGATCGGTTTCCAGCGGCGCCGCGAGGCTGCGGAGTCACGTCGTGCGTGGAGTTGGGTGGCCGTGCCTGCGATCGCCGTTTCGGCGATTTTGCCGCTCGGCGCCATGCCGTTGCAGGACGTGACGACGCTCAGCGGACCGAGCCAGCGCATGCTCGATTTCCGGCTGGACGAGATCGGCTGGCCGAAGCTCGCGAGCGACGTCGCGGAGATCCATCGTGGTGTGCCGCCACAGCAGCAGAAGGACACCGTCGTCATCACGAGCTCTTACTGGACGGCCGCGGCGCTCGACTTCTACGACGATCGGCATGATCTTCCCGACGTGTACAGCGGTTCGCGAGGCTACTGGTTCTTCGGGCAGCCACCGGCGGATGCCGAGACGGTGATCCACGTAGGCAAGATCCGTCCGGAGGTCGACCGGTATTTCACCGATGTGCGGCAGGTCGGTGAGATCGACAACGGCCGGGACATCCAAAACCTCTCGCAAGGCAGTCCGATCTTTCTCGCGAAGGTGGCCGAGGGCGTCGACTGGAACCGGGCATGGCCGGACTTCCAGCGCATCAACGCGGTCGGCTGA
- a CDS encoding UTRA domain-containing protein: protein MKDGKTPTHTLTSYYIPTDVEGTPLVDPTVGPAGRGGGFAVLTLQGLEPDHITESVYGRMPTPEEVTQLELPAGEPVMILKRCTYTAEHRVIEFARGVHAASRFAWTYTFTIPD, encoded by the coding sequence GTGAAGGACGGCAAGACTCCCACCCACACGCTCACGAGCTACTACATCCCAACCGACGTAGAGGGAACGCCGTTGGTCGATCCGACGGTCGGCCCCGCAGGACGGGGCGGTGGATTCGCGGTCCTGACCCTGCAAGGGCTCGAACCTGACCACATCACCGAGAGCGTGTACGGACGGATGCCCACGCCCGAAGAAGTAACACAACTCGAGCTGCCAGCGGGCGAGCCGGTCATGATCCTGAAACGGTGCACCTACACCGCAGAACATCGAGTGATCGAGTTCGCGCGCGGCGTTCACGCGGCGTCGCGGTTCGCCTGGACTTACACGTTCACGATCCCGGACTGA
- a CDS encoding PadR family transcriptional regulator, translating to MRSTHALIQVALALMETPSDRFWGYELTKRAGVRSGVLYPMLTRMLDDGWLVDGWEDSASIQGKRPPRRYYELTDKGRRELGGLLQGARDDARFSGMIGRLAW from the coding sequence ATGCGAAGCACTCACGCGCTGATTCAGGTGGCACTCGCCCTCATGGAAACGCCAAGTGACCGGTTCTGGGGCTACGAGCTGACGAAGCGGGCTGGGGTGCGCTCGGGCGTGCTGTATCCGATGTTGACGCGAATGCTGGACGATGGCTGGCTGGTCGATGGCTGGGAAGACTCGGCGTCAATCCAGGGCAAGCGACCACCGCGGCGGTACTACGAGCTGACCGACAAGGGACGGCGCGAACTAGGTGGCCTGCTTCAGGGGGCTCGTGATGATGCTCGATTCAGCGGGATGATTGGACGGTTGGCCTGGTGA
- a CDS encoding TetR/AcrR family transcriptional regulator, whose translation MWSENESNGQHSFIADARREQIKRAAMETIAEVGFGHASLARIARRAGISKGVISYHFAGKNELMDKLVMEFYVAGARYMIPKVESETTARGKLRAYLESNIDYIAENRTGVAAVSDVLLNLRDDDGNLKFLADDEGHRKMIDSVADIFREGQASGEFRDFDPVVKALLLRSSIDLVARAFTDDPNADLEHYKRELISHFHQATRRE comes from the coding sequence GTGTGGTCAGAAAATGAATCGAATGGTCAACACTCGTTCATCGCGGATGCCCGGCGCGAGCAGATCAAACGCGCCGCGATGGAGACGATCGCCGAGGTCGGATTCGGCCACGCGTCCCTGGCTCGCATCGCCAGGCGCGCCGGGATCAGCAAGGGCGTGATCTCGTACCACTTCGCGGGCAAGAACGAGCTGATGGACAAGCTCGTCATGGAGTTCTACGTCGCGGGGGCGAGGTACATGATTCCGAAGGTCGAGTCCGAGACCACCGCGCGCGGCAAGCTCCGTGCCTACCTCGAATCGAACATCGACTACATCGCCGAGAACCGCACCGGCGTCGCCGCCGTCTCGGACGTGCTGCTCAACCTCCGCGATGACGACGGCAACCTCAAGTTCCTCGCCGACGACGAGGGGCACCGGAAGATGATCGACTCCGTCGCCGACATCTTCCGGGAGGGCCAGGCGTCCGGCGAGTTCCGGGACTTCGACCCCGTGGTCAAGGCCCTCCTGCTGCGGTCGTCGATCGACCTGGTCGCGCGCGCGTTCACCGACGACCCGAATGCCGACCTCGAGCACTACAAGCGTGAACTCATCAGTCACTTTCATCAGGCGACGAGAAGGGAATAG
- a CDS encoding small multi-drug export protein, producing the protein MTYGTLALLLGVFLGGAAPWLEAIVVIPGGILAGGPAVPVIAAGIVGNLATVAAAAWFGERIQAWWINRRSTRGGDDPARTDDRKARRRERVERIMRRWGLPALAALGPVGLGTQLSAVIAVSLGTTARAAFAWIGASTVIWSVLAGVLAATGMSIAGVGT; encoded by the coding sequence ATGACCTACGGAACCCTCGCGCTCCTGCTCGGAGTCTTCCTCGGCGGTGCGGCGCCGTGGCTGGAGGCCATCGTCGTGATCCCGGGCGGCATCCTCGCGGGCGGGCCTGCGGTTCCCGTCATCGCCGCCGGGATCGTTGGCAACCTGGCGACCGTCGCCGCCGCAGCATGGTTCGGTGAGCGAATTCAGGCCTGGTGGATCAACCGGAGGTCGACGCGCGGCGGAGACGACCCGGCGAGAACCGACGACCGGAAGGCCCGGCGACGGGAGCGGGTCGAACGCATCATGCGTCGATGGGGTTTGCCCGCACTCGCCGCGCTCGGGCCGGTCGGACTCGGAACGCAGCTGTCCGCGGTCATCGCGGTCAGCCTCGGCACCACCGCACGAGCCGCGTTCGCCTGGATCGGCGCCAGCACAGTCATCTGGAGCGTGCTCGCAGGCGTTCTCGCCGCCACGGGCATGTCGATCGCCGGTGTCGGCACGTAA
- a CDS encoding DUF488 family protein, N3 subclade codes for MSTTELAPTTELRQLQYAADDRHGVGKRSRRELAAEYVRRYTAEILDRADLTPIVSALPRSGPTALLCVERDPEACHRSLIAQRVSERHRVAIDHLRPL; via the coding sequence ATGAGCACCACCGAACTTGCCCCGACCACCGAGTTGCGCCAGCTCCAGTACGCCGCCGATGACCGTCACGGCGTGGGCAAGCGCTCGCGTCGTGAGCTTGCTGCCGAGTACGTCCGCCGCTACACCGCCGAGATCCTCGACCGCGCGGACCTCACGCCGATCGTGTCGGCGCTGCCCCGCAGCGGGCCGACAGCGCTGTTGTGTGTCGAGCGCGATCCCGAGGCCTGCCACCGTTCGTTGATCGCCCAGCGGGTGAGCGAGCGGCATCGCGTCGCCATCGACCATCTGCGCCCGTTGTGA